From the genome of Triticum aestivum cultivar Chinese Spring chromosome 3B, IWGSC CS RefSeq v2.1, whole genome shotgun sequence, one region includes:
- the LOC123064914 gene encoding uncharacterized protein → MRREGRQRGWVRVYDRAVVDPEGKRRAVHVVDGPVVANGGFIRAPRKPTNQSKSGGLRALPRDALVQDEEPQLHPPLGDRHSGYYYTTTCQSPFRFEAAPYGWRYDAFAPEEVQAPRPPPAAARSGGRSACKGSRKFKHSEIKMYYVDAADDVDGRLDYLYDFDS, encoded by the coding sequence ATGCGGCGCGAGGGACGGCAGCGAGGGTGGGTGCGTGTGTACGACCGCGCCGTGGTGGACCCGGAGGGCAAGCGCCGCGCCGTGCACGTCGTGGACGGCCCGGTGGTGGCCAACGGCGGCTTCATCCGGGCGCCGCGGAAGCCGACCAACCAGTCCAAGTCCGGCGGCCTCCGCGCCCTTCCCCGAGACGCACTCGTTCAAGACGAGGAGCCGCAACTCCATCCGCCACTGGGCGACCGGCATTCTGGGTACTACTACACAACGACGTGCCAGTCACCGTTCAGATTCGAGGCCGCGCCGTATGGATGGAGGTACGACGCCTTCGCACCCGAGGAAGTGCAAGCTCCTCGCCCGCCGCCGGCAGCGGCGCGTTCTGGGGGGAGATCGGCGTGCAAGGGGAGCCGCAAGTTCAAGCACAGCGAGATCAAGATGTACTACGTGGACGCGGCCGATGACGTCGATGGGCGCCTCGATTATCTCTATGACTTTGATTCATGA